Genomic window (Sulfurovum sp. NBC37-1):
TTTTTCCCTGGAGATCATCAAGTCTCTTACCGGAAAAGTCGCACTGCTTTCCGCCCTGGTACACAAAGAGACCGTCCTCTCTTCCGAAGCGAAAGTAGCTGATCTTATGACACAGAAACTTCCTCTTTTTCAGCGTCTCAAGAACAACGAGATCGCCTCGATGCTCAATCTGACGCCGGAGACATTTTCGCGTATTCTGACCAAGTTCAAGAAGGAGGGGATCATCACAGTGAAGAACCAGAAGATCATCATTTTGAATGAAGAGGCGCTTTACAACATCGTCGAGACCAATACGATCAAGGACTGTACGAATTGTATCGCGCATTTTAAAGAGCAGATAGGGTATAAGGATTAAATGTACGTCATTCCGGGCTTGATCCGGAATCTATCTTTTATAGATCTATTTCGTTTGTCGAATTCCCCTGTTATTGTAATTGAGGTGTTGTTCTTCTCTTCATTTTTTTTAGAAAAAAACGAAGCAAAAAAATCGTCGTATCTCTCGATGAAATCCCGCAGGAACGAGGACAATCGCTTCGCTTTTCTGACACTAAATGGCGATACCTCTGTCGCTAAAGCGTAAGAGGGGTACAAGGTCGTTCGCAGAGACAGGCACACTGCGTGTGCTTTAATGAGAGTGATTTTTTTCAAAAATCTTGACAAATACAGATAAAGTATGTCACAATTTTGCGTATAAACGCTAAACGCTCTCCTCCCACTCTTTAAACGCATCATCAAAATAAACCAGACGCTGTTTTTTGAACTCTACGGTTGAGTAGAGTTTTCCGTATTCGGATAAACCGCTTTCTTTGGCCATCTCTTCTATAAGCGTGTCACATTCTTCCTGGGTTTTGGCATGGACCATGGCAAAGAGGTTGTAGGGCCAGTTGGGGTAGGAGGGGCGCAGGTAGCAGTGGCTGACGGCTGAGAATTCTGCCATCTGTCGTCCTATCTCTTCACCTTTTTCTTCCGGTACGGACCACACGGACATAGCATTGGCACCGAAACCGGCTTTTCTGTGGTTGAGGATAGTGGCGAAACGGCGCATGACACCGCTCTCTTTAAGTTCATTGGCGATCGCAAAGAATGCATCATAATCCATACCAAGTTTTTCAGTCGCTTCTTTATAGGGTTCCGATGTAACAGCAATGTCTTTTTGCAGCTCTTTGATGACTTCTATGTGCTGAGGTGTCAGTTCTATCTCTTTATGTGCTGCTTTTTTGACCTTCTCTTTCTTGGCGCGTTTTCCTGTGGTGTCCATCTTGACAGAGATCTTGAACATTTTCAGGGTCGGCAGGATGATGGCATCGTCCGCGCCTGTCTGTTCTTTGAGTATCTCGATGGTCTTCTCCAGTCCGAGTTTGCTGTCGGGTGCAACGGCCATTGTGAACCAGATGTTGTAGTCATGGTTTCTAAGGTAATTGTGGCTGACACCCGGATGGGCATTGATAGTCTGTGCGGCTTCGTCTATATTGTCTTCAGCTACCTTGAAAGCGACCAGTGATGACTTGTAGCCCAGACGTTTGGTATCGAAAATGGCGGAAGTCTGTCGGATGATCTTCTCGTCTTTGAGCCTCTGTACGGTAGAGAGCACTTCCTCTTCGGTCGTATTGAGGATATCTGCGATCTCTTTGAAAGGCCGCTGTGTCATAGGAAAAGCATTTTGCATCTGGTATAGTAATTCGTCTTGCATAGGTATTTAAATCTCCAATAAGGTAATAATAAATGCTAGTGTAGCAAAGATTGATACATATCAAAGCAAATGTGATAAATTTCTGTTAAATTATGATACACAATTGACATAAAGGAACACAATGTCGTATTTCCCCATGTTCATGGATATGCAGAACCTCAAGGTACTGGTGGTAGGTGGCGGTGCCATTGCTACCGAAAAACTTGAAAAACTGGTGGATTTCACCAAAGAGATCACAGTGATCGCCTCCGAGGTCAGTGTAGAGGCGGACAGCCTGATCAAAGACCACTGTCTGACACTTTATCAGCGGGCATACAGAGAGGGGGATATTCAGGGTTTCGACATTGTCATTGTGGCAACCGATACAGTGGATCTGCATAAATCGATCTATGAAGAGTCAAGGGGCAGCAGGATACTGGTGAATTCCGTGGACAATACGGACTATTGTGATTTCATCTTTCCCTCCTATGTCAAAAAGGATGATCTGACCATCGCTTTTTCGACAGGAGGAGCTTCTCCGGCTTTCGCCAAACATATCCGCCGCCATTTCGAGAAGATCATTCCCGACTCGGTCGGGGATTTTCTTAAAAAAATGAAAGCCTTGCGCTCGACAATGCCCAAGGGCAAAGAACGAATGAAATATTTTGACGAACTGGTGGAAGAATATTTCAGGAAGAATTTCAAATGATTTTGACATTATTTGACATAATTTTGATATAAATCAAGCTTATTTTAAATATAAGTCATTAAAATGATAAAAACTAAATAGGAGTAATTATGTCTGAATTAAATAAACAAGCTATAGAAGTACCTGGAGCAACCGTGCCTTTCTTTACCTATACGATGGGCGAAACACAGTATTTTGAATTCGATACATCCAAATGCGGACCGCCTGAACCAATGGTCAATGCAATGGCGGGACTCAAAATGATAGATGGACCCAATAAGAAAGTGGTTATGATCAACCACAAGAAACCAATGGGACTGCTTGACAAGATCGGTGAGAATTACGATATTGAAACAGAAAAAATGGATGACGGCCGTGTCAAACTGATCTTCTCCTATAAATCGGGAGAGAGTGAAAATGCAAACCTCAATGATGCCGCTTGTCACGGATAGGTTAGATGAAAGCTATCTCCAGTGATTTTGCGCCACCGCTGAAACTGATCTCGCCCTTTTTCAGTTATGGCGTGGTCTTTTATCTGCTCTCCATGCTGGCACTGCTCTTTTTTGAGCCGACATTCAGTTATGCGCAGATGAATGTGGCCGGGTGGATACATCTTTTTCTGCTTGGCTTTGTGATGATGATCATCTTCGGTGCCATGGCACAGTTGATCCCTGTGGTCCTTGAAGCAGGGCATGCAGTGGTAGATGTCTATTATGTCATTTTCCCTCTGCTTTTGGTCGGTGCTTCCCTAATGGTATTCGGCTTCTGGCTCATGCCGGCGATACTTCCCTATGGAGGCCTGCTGGTACTCGTTGCCATGATCATTTTTGCTGTGGAGAATATCGCCACGCTCAAGAAGACGACCATTCGGACATTAACGATAGATACGGTTGCCTGGAGTAACGGCTATCTGTTGCTGGGTATTTTGACCGGATTTGCCATCGCACTGGGATTGAGCGGAAACTTTGGCATCAATGTTTCACTGATGCTCAAAGCCCATGTCTATGCTGTAATTGGGGGATATGTTGTCCTAACCATCATGGGCCTGTCCCTGATCCTTATACCGATGTTCTCTCTGGCGCATGGTTTTGAAGAAACAGCGATCAACAGGGCGTTTAAGCTGGTCATTACCGGTGTCGGGATTGTTTTTGCCGGAGCACTTTTTACCCAGGAGTGGTTCATGTACATAGGGTATGCTGTCAATATGCTGGGTATATTCTTTTATATATGGCAGATCTATATTATTGCGAAACTGACGGTGCGTAAAGAGATGGATATCTGGGCAAAGTCCATGATATTCGCTTTTGGTGCACTCATACTTTCAATTGTACTGGGCTTGGTTTATTTTATGAGCGGCAAGGAAAGCATCTTGCATGCATCGGTATGGTTTTTGTTGCTGGGGTTCATCTCCTCTATGATCACAGGCCATCTTTACAAGATCGTTCCATTTCTGGTCTGGTTCGAACGTTTTGCACCTTTGGTGGGAAAAGAGAAAGTACCGATGCTCCATGAAATGTACTCCAAAGAGGGAGCATCGATGATGTTCTGGTTCACGGCGTCCGGCGTTGTACTTGGAGGTCTTGGACTGCTCTTTGAGAATGGTATTCTCTTTAAAGGCGGTGCCAGTTTCCTCTTTGCAGGGGCGATCTTCCTCTTCGTTACGATGCGGAAGATGCTGGCGTATGGGAAATAAACCATTTCGGTGGTTTTATTCGCCATGTTCAAATATGAAATAAATTTTTTGTAGGGTGCGTAATGCCCATCGGAAATGCCCTTGGGGTACACGCACCAATAAATAATATAAGGAATAAATATGTGCAGTATTACAAAAGAAGCGGTTTTCGATGCCATCTCTACGGTCATCGATCCGGAAGTAGGGTTCAACCTGGTTGAAATGGGTCTGATCTACGATGCGATCATCGATGAGGATTGCAATGTTCATGTCATCATGACACTCTCTACACAGGGATGCCCTTTGCATCAGATGATCACCACCTGGGTCAAAGAGGCGGTAGAACGCATTGAAGATGTGGGTGAAGTGGAAGTGGAAGTTGTCTGGGAGCCGGCATGGAATATCTCTATGGCACATGATAATGTCAAGCAGGCATTGGGTGGTATGTAGACCGTAAGCATGCTTTCAGGCACTTGCCTGAGCAAATAGGAGTCTTTTACTCCTTATTTCATCAATATATTTTAATCTTAATTCAAATATCATTTTTATAATTTATCTAAGATAATTTTACTCTAAATTAAAGCGTTACCTATTTGTCATATTTATGACAATATTTACTTCTCTTGATATAAATCATCTTTTTTATTGACACTGCTGTGATAAACTATATACGTAGTTGTACGTGGAGACTCTCTTAATAACTCTGACAGCAGGGATATTGAGAGGGTTTTTGACGTATAACCAAAAATCAATTTACGGAGGAAGTAATATGGCTTTAAATAGAAGAGAATTTCTAAAAAGTGCAGCGGCAGCATCTGCGGCCAGCGCTGTGGGAATTGCTGTTCCATCCAGTCTGAACGCGGCAGCGAATGACGCACAGAAAGATTGGAGATGGGACAAAGCAGCATGTCGTTTCTGTGGTACGGGTTGTGGTATCATGCTTGCGACCAAAGGTGGTAGGATCGTAGCGGTTAAGGGTGACCCTGCGGCACCGGTGAACAGAGGTCTTAACTGTATTAAGGGTTACTTTAATGCAAAGATTATGTATGGTGCGGATAGACTCAAGACACCGCTTCTCAGAATGAACGACAAGGGTGAATTTGACAAACATGGTAAATTCAGACCTGTCTCTTGGAAAAGAGCATTCGACGAGATGGAAAAGTATGCGAAAAAAGCGCTGAAAGCTTCAGGTCCTGAAGGTGTAGCAGTATTTGCATCCGGTCAGTATACGGTTATGGAAGGGTATGCAGCCCAGAAAATGATGAAAGCCGGTTTCAGATCAAATGCGATCGACCCGAATGCACGTCACTGTATGGCATCAGCGGTTGTCGGCTTCTACCAGACATTCGGTATCGATGAGCCGTCAGGTTGTTATGACGATATCGAAATTACAGATACTATCGTTACCTGGGGATCCAACATGGCAGAAATGCACCCGATCCTCTGGTCAAGAGTTACGGACAGAAAACTTTCCAATCCTGACAAAGTAAAAGTCGTTAACATCCAGACTTATACACACAGAACGTGTGACCTTGGTGACTTTAACATTATCTTCTCACCAAACACGGACCTTGCGTTGTGGAACTATATTGCTCATGAGATTGTTTACAACCATCCTGAAGCGATCGACTGGGATTTTGTCAAGCAGAACATCGTCTTTACAGCCGGACCGCTCAACATCGGTTACGGTATGAGAAGAGCAGGCGAAAAATCCATTACACCGGTCAGAAAAGACGGTAGTGCAGGAAAATACAGCGCTCTTGAGATGCAGACCATCAATAAAGAGATGGAGAAAAAGATCTCAGCCAAAGAGGCACCGGCATTGGCACCATACGGTATCAAAGAGGGTGATGTGATGAAAAACACTGCAGGTACGCTCAAGCATTGGAAGATCTCTTTTGAAGAATACAAAAAATCGCTTGAACCGTTCACGCTCGACTATGTGGCTAAGATCGCAAAAGGTGATCCTAACGAGTCTCTTGAATCATTCAAGAAAAAACTCAAAGATCTCGCTGCGCTTTATATTGAAAAAGACAGAAAAGTCGTTTCATTCTGGACAATGGGTATGAACCAGCACACCAGAGGTACCTGGGTCAATACACTTTCCTACAATGTTCACTTCCTGCTGAACAAGCAGGCATTGCCAGGTAACGGTGCATTCTCGTTGACAGGTCAGCCTTCAGCATGTGGTACGGCAAGGGAAGTCGGTACATTCTGTCACAGACTGCCTGCAGATATGATGGTGAAAAACCCTAAGCATAGAGCTCATGCTGAAAAAACATGGGGAATCCCTGCAGGTACATTAAACCCTGTAGGTAACCAGCACATCATGAAGATCCACAGAGATATTGAAGATGGTGTCGTAAAATTTGCATGGGTCAATGTATGTAACGCATACCAGGATTCAGCAAGTGCCAGCCACTGGATCAAAGCGGCAAGAGAGATGGATAACTTCATCGTTACTTCAGATGGATACCCAGGTATCTCAGCAATGGTTTCCGACCTTGTACTCCCGTCAGCAATGATCTATGAAAAGTGGGGTGCATATGGAAACGCTGAGCGTAGAACACAGCACTGGAGACAGCAGGTACTTCCTGTAGGTGACGCGATGTCAGATACATGGCAGTGGGTTGAATTCTCCAAGAGATTTACAGTGAAAGACCTTTGGGGTGGATATACACTTAGAAATAAGAAAAAACTTCCAAACGTTATCGCTGATGCGAAGAAAATGGGATACAGCGAAGATACGACGATGTATGAGATCCTTTATGCGAACAAAAAAGGAAAATCGTACAAAATCGATACTTCCAAGTTCCCTCAAAAAGGGTTTGACAACTCCGAATGTCTTGGTGATAGCAGAAATGTAAAAGGTTCTGATGGTAAGGTATTCAAAGGTTACGGATTCATGATCCATGAGTATCTCTTTGAAGAGTATGCAAGCTTCGGTAGAGGACACGGACATGACCTTGCTCCATTCGATGTTTACCATAAAGTAAGAGGACTTAAGTGGCCGGTTGTCGACGGTAAAGAGACACAATGGAGATTTAACGTCAAGTACGATCCGTATGCGGCAAAAGCAGTTAAAAAATCAGGCAGCAAGTCAACACACGCTTTCTATGGTCCATTGGCGAAAAAGATCCTTCAGGGTGACTTGAAAGGGCCAAACAAAAAACTTGGCAAATATGCACTTCCTAACAAAGCGAAGATATTTGCAAGACCATACATGGATCCACCGGAAATGCCGGATGAAACTTACGATACATGGTTATGTACAGGTCGTGTTCTCGAGCACTGGCACTCAGGTACGATGACCATGAGAGTCCCTGAACTCTTCCGTGCGGTTCCTGAAGCACTCTGCTATATGCATCCTGGTGATGCCAAAGCAAAAGGTCTCAAGAGAGGCGAACTTGCATGGGTTGAAAGTAGACGTGGTAAGGTTAAAGCAAGAATTGAGACGAGAGGTCGTAACAGACCACCTCAGGGCTTGGTATTCGTTCCTTGGTTCGATGAGAAAGTCTTCATCAACAAAGTATGTCTTGATGCGACATGTCCAATGTCTAAGCAGACAGACTACAAAAAATGTGCAGTTAAGATCACAAAGGCATAAGTAAATGGCAAACTCCGACAACAACAGACGAAAGTTCATGGCAACGACCCTTCAAAGCGTTGGCTTAACGGCTCTTGGTGGATTGTTGTGGAGTGGCTATTGTGATGAAGCAAAAGCATCACCACTGGTACTCAGACCACCGGGTGCATTGGCAGAAAAGGATTTCCTTGATGCGTGCATTAAGTGTGGAATGTGTGCGGAAGCGTGCTATAATCGTGACAGTAATATAGACAAAGAGACAGGAAAGCAAAGACCTGGAACCCTGCAGATGGCAAAAGGGGGCGACCACCGACTGGTGGGTACGCCGTTCTTTACACCAAGGGATGTTCCCTGTTATATGTGTGATGATATTCCCTGTGTTCCGGTCTGTCCCTCAGGCGCTTTGGATATGCCAAGCCTTCTTGACAAAAAAGGAGAACTGGATATCAATAAAGCCCAAATGGGATTGGCCATCGTGCATAAAGAGAGCTGTATTGCCTTTTGGGGCTTGCAGTGCGATGCCTGTTACCGGGCATGTCCTTTGCTGGATGAAGCGATATCGCTGGAGTATATGAAGAATGAACGAACGGGAAAACATGCATTTTTGCTGCCTGTCGTCCATTCGGATGTCTGTACAGGATGCGGGTTGTGTGAAAAAGCCTGTGTGACTGAAAAACCAGCTATTTTTGTACTACCGCGGGAGCATTCTACAGGAAAAGCAGGAGCTCATTATGTAAAAGGTTGGGACAAAAAAGACCAGGAAAGAGTAGGAAACAGAAAAGCAGAAGAGATAGAAACGCATACAAAACGAAGCGAAAAAGCGCCGGTGGATTATTTGAATAAGGAGATAGAGTATTAATGAAAAATTTAAAATATCTACTTCTTAGAAGGGTAACACAGATCGGGCTTTTGGTACTGTACTTTGGTGCCAATGCTTATGGTTGGACTATCTTGAAAGGTACATTCGGTTCCTCTCTACTTTTTGGTGTGATCCCGTTGGCTGATCCCTATACGACACTGCAGGTTTTAGCTACAGGTTTTGTGTTGGGAGCAGATGTACTTTTGGGGGCGTTGATCATTACGCTTTTCTATATGATCGTAGGCGGCAGGGCTTTTTGCAGCTGGGTATGTCCCATCAATATGGTGACGGACCTGGCCAACTGGCTCAGACGCAAACTTAATTTAGACAAAGAAGAAGTGAATTATCGTTTCCTTAAAAGACGCGCACGTTACTGGATCATGGTACTTGGCTTGATCGTCTCGGCTATTGTCGGTATTGCCGCATTTGAAGCGCTGAGCCCTATTACCATCATGCAAAGAGGTATTATCTTTGGATTTGGTGCAGGGATTTCGGTGGTCATAGCGATATTCCTTTTTGATCTCTTCGGGGTCAAGAATGGTTGGTGCGGACACCTGTGTCCTTTGGGAGCAACCTATTCGCTCATAGGCAAAACAAGCCTTATCAGGGTCAAACATGACCATGAAGCCTGTACAGCCTGTATGGAGTGTAAGGTGGTATGTCCTGAAAATCAGGTCTTGCATATGATAAACAAAGAGAGTATTTCAGTTACAGACGGTGAGTGCACCAACTGCGGTCGCTGCATCGACGTCTGCAATGATGATGCTTTGGGATTTGGAATTAGAAGTTTTACAAAAAAGTAAATGATTAAAGGAGAAGAAATGACAAAAGTAATCAAGGTAATGGCATTGGGTTCACTGCTTGCTGCTTCAGCACTGTATGGTAGTGCAAGTACGACAGCATGTGCAGGATGCCACGGACAGCATTTTGAGAAAAAGGCGATGGGTAAGTCCAAAGTCGTAAAAGATATGAGTGAAGCAGATATTCTTGTAGCGCTCAAAGGCTACAAGAACGGTACGTACGGTGGTGCGATGAAAGGTCTTATGAAAGGCCAGGTCGCTTCACTCTCAGATGCCGATATGAAAGCGATCGCTGCTTCCATCAAGGGCGGTGCAGCTGTACCGACAAATGTCGCGACTGAAAATGCAGCGGCAGCGGCAGTAGCCCAGGCCAAAGTGATCGACATCAACAAAGATGTATGTGATCCCAAGAGAATCGACAAAGAAGATCTCGGAAACAAAAAAGTAGTTGATGAGACAGTATTGGGTCTGAGAAAAACATCACTTTTTGATGAAAAGGTTGCACCGGTTAAAGGAAAAGAAGACAGACCGGCTCCTGGAACTGCTCCAAAGTTTGAAAGAGCGTATGTCAATGCACCACCGATGATCCCTCACTCAGTGGAAGGATTGCTGCCGATCACCAAAGACAACAACCAATGTCTTGGATGTCATATGCCTGATGTGGCAAAAGGCGTAGGCGCTACACCTATTCCCCCATCTCACTTCACTAACTACAGGCCTACAACTGTTTACAAAAATGGTGAATTGGTCAAAGAAGGTAAAAAAGTCGGTATCCAAAAGGGTGACATGGGTAACGTAGGTGATATCAAACTTGCCAAAGTGAAAAAACTCAACCACCTCTATCAGGGTAGATTCAACTGTTCTCAGTGTCATGCACCGCAGGCAAATGTAAAAACTGCTGTTGCAAATACATTTAAATCTGATGGATTGACTGATGAGTTTAAGACACACTCAAATCTTGTCAATATGATGGATGATGGTGTCAAATAGTGGCAAATCGAAGAGATTTTTTTAGATCCTTCACCAAACCACTGCGTCAAACCAAAGAGGAGTCTCCTCTTTTGGTGAGGCCGCCTTACGGTAAAGACGAATCTCTTTTTCAGAGTGAGTGTCCCTCTTGCGAAAGCAAAAGCTGTGTCGCTTCCTGTGATGAGAAGATCATTTTTATAGCGGATGACGGTGCGCCGACACTCACATTCAAAGAGAACGGCTGCACTTTTTGCGATGCCTGTGCCGAAGTCTGTGAAACAGGTGTACTTTCGCTGGAGAATGAAGGTACAGCTGACTGGCTCAACGCTGTGTTCAAAATATCGCTTGAAGCTTGTGTAGCACATCATGGCGTCATCTGCCATGCCTGTAAAGAACCCTGTATCGATGATGCCATTCTGTTCAACGGAATGTTCAATCCAGTCATCGATGATGAAAAATGCACGGCTTGCGGTTTTTGCATGTCAAGATGCCCGACACAGGCGATCTCTTATGAAGTGTTTGCATTGAAGTAGGAAGCGGATCAGACAGAGGTTTAGTTGAAATTGATTTGGCTCAATAGATTTGAGTGAAATCCTGCTACTATGTCATTAATGATCTAACTATTGATTGACTGGAGAAATGAATGATGAATTTGGAAGCGAAATATCCGAAACTTTTTGACAAACTTGAAGACAAAGAAGTGGAGTTACGCCACCTGCTCAATGTGGATGAGAACTACGAAGATTATGATTCCGAAGAGTATGAGTTTGATTTTGAAGAGTACAACTTTGTAATCTATATTGCAGAACCTGTTCAGAAAATTCTGGGAGAAGAGAAGATGTCAGCATTGGCAGAAACACTTGGCGATCACAGTGCTTTTGAAAATTTTGTTATTTCTGAAGACGATCTCTATGGCGTAAAATCGGCCTTGAGTGAGGAAGAAATTGTTGCATTGTTACTGGAGCACATCGAGGAGATGGTATGAGAAGACTCCTGCTGCTTTGCCTCTTGAGCATGGCTGCCTGGGCGACACCGATATTCTCACCCGTTGAGACAATAGAGGTCAACGGGACAGCCAAAGATATGGTCCTCTCAAACGGCCATTTGGTCATTGCTACCGATATGGGGCATATTGAAGTGTATGATACAGCCAATAGGAAAAAGATCAAAGAGGTCTCCATTCCGGATGTGAAAGATTTTATGGGTGACATTATGCCGGCCAGGGTCATGAGTACGGATGTGACAGGGGAGAAATATCTTCTGCTGAGTGACAGCGGAAAAGGTGGTTACTCCAATCTTTACCTCTATGATAAAACATTGAAACAACTCTTGTCCGCTGATGACAAGGAAGCGATCATTAAAGCACGATTTGTGGATGATTCGCATATTTTGCTTGGTTATCTCAGTAACGAGGTGGCGCTACTGGATATCAACAGCAGAAAAGAGCGCTACCGGGTTCAGTTGAGTGAATCGAAATTTTCCGATTTTGCACTCAATGAAGACAAAAGCCAGGCGGTTTTCGCCTGTGAGAGCGGTGTACTGAATGTTGTGGATGTAAAAAGCGGGAAAGTAATCAAACAGCTGCAGGGACAAAATGTGGACAATGTTTACAAAGTCGACTATAAGCAGAAGACCGTCTCGGCAGCAGGACAGGACAGAAGAGGGGCTTTGTACGATGTAACGACCGGCACAGGAACGTACATCCAGGGTGATTTTCTCATTTATGCAACGGCACTGAGCCCCTCTGCAGAGAAAGTAGCGTTTACGATGGACGAACAGAACAATATTTCCATCTATCGTACTTCTGACAAGGCTAAAATAGCCTTGCTTAAGGGGCAAAAGAGTACACTAAATGTTATTATTTTCAAAGATGAGAACAGACTCTATTCATCCAGTGATGACAGCACCGTAATGGTGTGGGACTTAAAAAAATAAAGGAGAAACAATGAATGTATCAAGTATTGTAGTACAGGCTTTGCCGAAAAATATCAATGAGCTGGTGGCGTTCTTTAAAGAGGCCGATTATATTGATTATCATCTGCATGACAAAGAAAAAGGAAAGATCATTGTAACTGTCGAAGGAAAAGGTGTGGAAGAGGAGATCGAAAAACTCGTCAAGATACAGCGGCTTCCC
Coding sequences:
- a CDS encoding WD40 repeat domain-containing protein, producing MRRLLLLCLLSMAAWATPIFSPVETIEVNGTAKDMVLSNGHLVIATDMGHIEVYDTANRKKIKEVSIPDVKDFMGDIMPARVMSTDVTGEKYLLLSDSGKGGYSNLYLYDKTLKQLLSADDKEAIIKARFVDDSHILLGYLSNEVALLDINSRKERYRVQLSESKFSDFALNEDKSQAVFACESGVLNVVDVKSGKVIKQLQGQNVDNVYKVDYKQKTVSAAGQDRRGALYDVTTGTGTYIQGDFLIYATALSPSAEKVAFTMDEQNNISIYRTSDKAKIALLKGQKSTLNVIIFKDENRLYSSSDDSTVMVWDLKK
- a CDS encoding chaperone NapD translates to MNVSSIVVQALPKNINELVAFFKEADYIDYHLHDKEKGKIIVTVEGKGVEEEIEKLVKIQRLPNVIAADMMMTYQEDELDAEVKRLEEENPVPDVLNDDDIDVRDVEYHGDLRHKKLGF